CCCGTCGCCGACAGGGCCAGGCCGCCGGAGCCGCGGCCCCGCCCGAGACTCGCGGAGGAGGGCCGCGCGTCTCACGAGGCTCTCCTCGCCAACGTCGCCAGGCCGGCGGGGAAGCCGGAGGGCCGCGCCGCTCGGGAGGCTCCCATCGTCCCCGTGGCCAAGCCGCTGGAGCAGCTTCACGGAGCGCCGGAGGGCCGCGCGGCCCGGGAGGCTCCCGTCGTCCTCGTGGCCAGGCAGCCGGAGAAGCTGCACGTTGCGGCGGAGGAGCGCAAGACTCCTCGGGAGGCTCCCGTCGCCCCCGTGGCCAGGTCGCCGGAGCAGCTGTATGGCTCGCCGGAGGGACGCGCGGCTCGGGAGGCCCCCGTCGCCACCGTGGCTAGGCCTCCGGAGCCGCGGCCGGGGCCGTACTACGTGCcggggggcggcgcggcggcggctccCGTCGCAACCACCGACAGGCCGCCGGAGCCGAGCCCGTGGCCGTACCCGTACTACTACGAGCCAGAGCGCCCCCCGCGGCGCCGCACCTCCGCCGTGGCGTCCTGCCTTATGGCGGCGGCCTTCCTCCTGTTCGCGGCCGGCGGGGCAGCGACGGCGCTGTTCCTCCTCTTCCGGCCGcagccgcccgagatcgccgtcgcGGCGGTGCGGCTGCCGTCCTTCGCGGCCGCCAACGGCACGGTGGCCTTCACGTTCGAGCAGGTGGCCTCCGTGCGCAACCCCAACCGCGCGCCGCTCGCGCACTTCGACAGCTCGCTCCGCGTCGCCTACGCCGGCGGCGAGATCGGCTCCATCTACATCCCCGCGGGCCTCATCGACAGCGGCAgcaccaagcactggtccaccaccTTCGCCGTGCCGGCCTTCCCCGCGGCCACCCCGCCGCCGCTGGACACGTCCGCGCAGCAGCCGGCGGCTGCGGCTGTCATGATGGAGGTGGACTCGCTGCTGGTGGTGAAGGGCAAGGTGATGGTGCTGCGGGTGCTGACGCACCGGGTGCAGGCGTCCAAGGTGTGCCGCGTCGGCGTCTCGCCGATCGACGGCAGGGTGCTTGGCTTCCGGTGCTGACCCGCACAGCCACTGCTAGCTCGGGGTTTGGGGGTTCAACTGTAAGAAATTATTAAGGCAGGATTTTACAGGAAACAAAGGCAATTTCAACTAGAATCATCCGAAATTGCCAACTAGAATCGTGTGAATTTTCCGTGTCAAAACATTTCACCGAACAAGTTTGGTAAATTGGAAATGAAGTTGGCATGGCCTGTTCTTCAGTAGCATGTCAAACATATTTCATCTCGACCAAAGCATTTCTGCATACAATATGTTGCACGACAGATCTTACATGTTGGGCTCACAAAAAGAAGACCAATTACTATGTCGGTCGAATCTACAACTCTAATAGAATAGTTCATGGTATGTTCGGCTCCAAGATTTCATGGAGAACTCATGGATCAGGATCAGATCTATACTAATACTACTACACAACGGGTTTACTGTTTGCTCCTCTTGTTTGGGACAATATAAGGCGGCTAAAAAGGTAATCTCGCTTGAATAGGCGGATGCGGGATAAGCTGTAGAAGCATCTGTTGACATAGAATTCTCGGCGTCATAGTGAAGGATGTCGAGCTTCACTGGGTCACCATATCTTGTTCTTGATCCAAAAGAGCATCAGTACTATCCCCATCACAATGGCCACAGGGGCATACTTCCGAATTAAGGCCTGAAAAACCACAAGTGGCAATTGCGTCAGATTAATAAGAAAAAGTATGGTGGCTAGTGTTGACTAGAGATTCCCATTCTGCTTTGTTAATGAACATAGGACTGCAGATACAGAATGGAATGTGTGCTTCACGAACAGAAGGCGCGGAGATATTACCAttgtttttaaggcggtaaggcAACCTAAGGCGAGCACCACCCGCTCCAGCGCCTAGGCGACGCCTAAGCGCCTAAGACGGGCATATTTGTAAGGCGCTGAAAGGCGCCTTATCGCTCAAGCGTCCTAGGCAGGACGCCTTAAAAACAAAGCACTAGTGAGCAGTTTGTGGCAGATCACAACGGGACCAAGTTAGTTTTTTACTGCACGTTTTTTATTTGTTTGGAGTGACGATTACAGCCAACATAATTTGCTGGAAGTGGCCAATCAAACTAAAATAGAAAGTACTGTACAAGGGAAATGACAATAATTATGCAGCTTGCAGCTGCTCAACTGTGATGCGCTTCTCTGTCAAAAAAAAAGTGATGTGCTTAAGCTATTTTGCAATCTGATGTGAAAAGAGAGCCACAAAAATAGGAAATGTTAGTTATTCAAATAGGAAAATAGGTAGTACTACAAACTTGTTATCAAACAAAATTACCATAATCCACTGACAAGGCAAACGTAGCAAGTATCTAATTATGGAATCTTCAAGTTGTTAAGTTTGAGAAAAAGAGGGCTCTGTGATACCAACCAAAGAAAGTAGATCTACCTCAAGACTCCTTTAATTTAAAGAAGATAATGAAAAGTTTGAGAATAAAAGAGCCCTGTGATGCTTACAAACCAACGAAAGTAGATCTACCTCAAGAATCTTTTCATTTAAGAATGATATGAAAAAACAAACAGAAGACTACCAGCCATACTCATCTCTGTGCCCAACATGAATAAATCATTTGTTTCGGTACTCAGACTCGGCTTAGCTGCTTGGATACATATAACTGGAGTGGAAAATGGATTTAGGGGGACAGTACCTGGCGATTGAGATCCTTTGCCTTGTCTGCATACATTCTCGTATCAGAGGTCAACCTACTAGACAATTGACTAACCTCTGCAAAGGGCAAAAAGAAACCTTTGTTTGAGCAATTGTCTTAATTGACATGGCTGAGGACTGAGGATTATGGATATGCAATATCTATGTTTTTAAGGCGACGNNNNNNNNNNNNNNNNNNNNNNNNNNNNNNNNNNNNNNNNNNNNNNNNNNNNNNNNNNNNNNNNNNNNNNNNNNNNNNNNNNNNNNNNNNNNNNNNNNNNN
The Triticum dicoccoides isolate Atlit2015 ecotype Zavitan chromosome 3A, WEW_v2.0, whole genome shotgun sequence genome window above contains:
- the LOC119267709 gene encoding proline-rich protein 36-like, yielding MPQQQPPLPLPPRMRPPTDREAAAAGPPPPRQRLGQAPRPFRAAEEPTARGPPVADRARPPEPRPRPRLAEEGRASHEALLANVARPAGKPEGRAAREAPIVPVAKPLEQLHGAPEGRAAREAPVVLVARQPEKLHVAAEERKTPREAPVAPVARSPEQLYGSPEGRAAREAPVATVARPPEPRPGPYYVPGGGAAAAPVATTDRPPEPSPWPYPYYYEPERPPRRRTSAVASCLMAAAFLLFAAGGAATALFLLFRPQPPEIAVAAVRLPSFAAANGTVAFTFEQVASVRNPNRAPLAHFDSSLRVAYAGGEIGSIYIPAGLIDSGSTKHWSTTFAVPAFPAATPPPLDTSAQQPAAAAVMMEVDSLLVVKGKVMVLRVLTHRVQASKVCRVGVSPIDGRVLGFRC